In the Haloferula helveola genome, one interval contains:
- a CDS encoding response regulator transcription factor: MTAEKPIRILLADDHHVVRLGLASLFDFEASMEICGFAEDGLQVVEAYREHHPDVVLMDLRLPGIDGVEATQRIRDESPEARILLLSAFDTDQDINRAIRAGAAGYLVKNTPADELIAAIQAVHRGEEYFTEEITARMNEIRKADDLSARQSEVLGWLAKGLTNREIGDQMGISEDGVKAHLKVIFTKLHAADRTEAVAVAIHRGYLREE; the protein is encoded by the coding sequence ATGACAGCCGAAAAACCCATCCGCATCCTCCTCGCCGACGACCATCATGTCGTGCGTCTCGGCCTCGCGTCCCTCTTCGACTTCGAGGCATCGATGGAGATCTGCGGCTTTGCCGAAGACGGCCTGCAGGTGGTCGAGGCCTATCGCGAGCACCACCCGGACGTCGTCCTGATGGATCTGCGGCTACCCGGCATCGACGGCGTGGAGGCGACCCAGCGGATCCGCGACGAGTCTCCGGAGGCACGGATCCTCCTGCTGAGCGCCTTCGACACCGATCAGGACATCAACCGCGCGATCCGCGCCGGCGCGGCGGGCTATCTGGTCAAAAACACCCCGGCCGACGAACTGATCGCCGCGATCCAGGCGGTGCACCGTGGCGAGGAATACTTCACCGAAGAAATCACGGCGCGCATGAACGAGATCCGCAAAGCCGATGATCTTTCCGCCCGGCAGTCAGAAGTGCTCGGGTGGCTTGCCAAGGGACTTACCAACCGCGAGATCGGTGACCAAATGGGCATCAGCGAGGACGGCGTGAAGGCGCACCTGAAAGTCATCTTCACCAAGCTCCACGCCGCCGACCGCACCGAAGCCGTCGCCGTGGCGATCCATCGTGGCTACTTGCGCGAGGAATGA
- a CDS encoding sensor histidine kinase: MKLMVSVSGPGGFRRRLAPSSILISLLALSPHLASVTAAFGKPDRSIAELREMGAEELAERPPIDVEGIALTTLSTDGRRIMLWQDGVALFADATRNPDGAESVLPDREIVPGDRLRVTGHGKESFVAPLIVPSKIEWLGSGDLPEAPTVDLIEMSSGRLSSQWVRVEGVVQAVKPFPDQKRFWLLQIATPHGRFTARLEKESDDAPTQWVDAVVAVRGVCLHIFNHRGESIGPRLHVNGASEITVLEHPPRDPFALPDTPLDNLQPFTPHEVMPHRKKVRGTVTFCRPGSHLYIQNEGRGVRIVTSDTTVFHPGDQVEAAGFVVPGAHFSEIHQAILRKVDSAPAPVPLQLETPLPELMRLPFEQTPFKDLHGRLVELGGVLELSGEDADGRWMSLVSDGVAAQVRLPPEIQEIPRRGSVVRVAGICELEYPSTELVETFTLPSGLRLLPRGPADLTVVKSASWWTPQRQWMVVAIVGILLLLALAWVHTLRRRVLEKGAELAAEMGGRRMAEARAEERTRLAEELHDTLAQGLTGVSLQLEAAGRALNLRPTESSRHLGLAGQILASHRDEVRRTLWNLRSGLLDTGDLLGSLRAIAENLCPGTKPVISCRRTGEVLDLPDSVAHAVLRIAQEAMSNAVKHASAENVEAAVEFGATEVILTVTDDGCGFKPGAAAGADPAHFGLQGMRGRARRLDGQFEVNSTPGEGTTVRATIPHHRSNGTEL; this comes from the coding sequence ATGAAACTTATGGTGTCAGTTTCCGGCCCGGGCGGCTTCCGCCGCCGGCTCGCACCATCGTCTATCCTGATCTCCCTTCTTGCCCTTTCACCACACCTCGCGTCGGTTACCGCGGCGTTCGGCAAACCGGACCGATCGATCGCCGAGTTGCGGGAAATGGGCGCCGAGGAGCTCGCCGAGCGGCCTCCAATCGATGTCGAGGGCATCGCCTTGACCACCTTGTCGACCGATGGCCGGCGCATCATGCTCTGGCAGGACGGCGTGGCGCTGTTCGCCGATGCAACACGCAATCCGGACGGAGCGGAGAGTGTGTTGCCGGACCGTGAAATCGTTCCCGGCGATCGGCTTCGGGTGACCGGCCACGGGAAGGAAAGCTTTGTCGCTCCGCTCATCGTTCCTTCAAAAATCGAGTGGCTCGGCAGCGGCGACCTGCCCGAAGCCCCCACGGTGGACCTGATCGAGATGTCCAGCGGACGGCTGTCGAGCCAGTGGGTCCGTGTTGAGGGCGTGGTCCAAGCCGTTAAACCCTTTCCCGATCAAAAACGGTTCTGGCTGCTTCAGATCGCCACGCCTCACGGCCGATTCACCGCACGCCTCGAGAAGGAATCGGACGACGCTCCCACGCAGTGGGTCGATGCCGTGGTCGCGGTCCGCGGGGTGTGCCTGCACATCTTCAACCACCGGGGCGAATCCATCGGTCCGCGCCTCCACGTGAACGGCGCCTCGGAAATCACCGTGCTCGAACATCCGCCAAGGGATCCGTTCGCCCTCCCGGACACACCGCTCGACAACCTGCAGCCGTTCACGCCGCACGAGGTGATGCCGCACCGCAAGAAGGTCCGGGGCACGGTAACCTTCTGCCGACCGGGCTCCCACCTTTACATCCAGAACGAGGGGCGCGGCGTGAGGATCGTCACGTCCGACACCACGGTGTTCCACCCCGGCGACCAGGTCGAGGCCGCCGGCTTCGTCGTGCCCGGCGCGCACTTCTCGGAGATCCATCAGGCCATCCTCCGCAAAGTCGACAGCGCCCCGGCGCCGGTTCCTTTGCAGCTCGAAACGCCACTACCCGAACTGATGCGGCTGCCCTTCGAGCAAACCCCCTTCAAGGACCTGCACGGCCGGTTGGTCGAACTCGGAGGTGTGCTCGAGTTGTCGGGCGAGGATGCGGACGGACGCTGGATGTCGCTCGTCAGCGACGGCGTGGCCGCCCAGGTGAGACTGCCTCCGGAAATCCAGGAGATTCCCCGACGAGGCAGCGTGGTCCGGGTCGCGGGCATCTGCGAGTTGGAGTACCCCTCCACCGAGTTGGTCGAAACCTTCACCCTGCCGTCCGGCCTGCGACTCCTACCACGGGGACCGGCCGACCTCACGGTCGTGAAGTCCGCCTCGTGGTGGACGCCGCAGCGGCAGTGGATGGTGGTGGCAATTGTCGGTATCCTGCTGCTCCTTGCCCTGGCATGGGTTCACACCCTCAGACGCCGGGTTTTGGAAAAAGGAGCTGAGCTGGCCGCGGAAATGGGCGGACGGCGCATGGCCGAAGCGCGCGCCGAAGAGCGCACGCGGCTGGCGGAGGAACTGCACGACACGCTTGCCCAGGGATTGACCGGCGTTTCGCTGCAACTCGAAGCCGCCGGCCGCGCGCTCAACCTGCGGCCGACGGAGTCGTCGCGCCACCTCGGGTTGGCCGGACAGATCCTCGCATCCCACCGCGACGAAGTCCGGCGCACTCTCTGGAACCTCCGTTCGGGGCTGCTCGACACCGGCGACCTCCTCGGCTCATTGCGCGCCATCGCCGAAAACCTCTGCCCCGGGACCAAGCCGGTGATTTCCTGCCGCCGCACCGGCGAAGTACTAGATCTCCCGGACAGCGTCGCCCATGCCGTGCTGCGTATCGCCCAGGAAGCGATGAGCAACGCGGTGAAACACGCGTCCGCGGAAAACGTCGAAGCGGCGGTCGAGTTCGGAGCGACTGAAGTGATCCTCACGGTCACGGACGATGGCTGCGGTTTCAAACCGGGCGCCGCCGCGGGTGCGGACCCGGCGCACTTCGGCTTGCAAGGCATGCGCGGCCGCGCCCGCCGGCTCGACGGTCAATTCGAGGTCAACAGCACACCCGGCGAGGGAACCACCGTCCGGGCAACCATCCCCCACCACCGCTCGAACGGAACCGAGCTCTGA
- a CDS encoding sulfatase-like hydrolase/transferase, whose translation MHSINLGLLAVALAGSVGFTFAKESRPNILFIFTDDQSFRTVSCYPGAYNYANTPNIDRIAETGIRFDQAYVGAKCVPSRAGMLTGRFQYACAEGPEYKWWTTALRKEGYYTGMIGKWHWGKGAEAHQHGTAWDWSVVWDHGQYAAAGGYYYDQKVMIDGGEPQDLEGYSTDRYTEYTVQFIKDRAKKPEQPWYHWLAYGAVHGPYTPAERHKGTLEDKPKTEVPEDIYGPRTDKPVHMQGGSWKADEDGDPIYKGKTLDFWAKQQTEAVAAIDEGVGKILKALEETGQLENTIIVFTSDQGYVWGHHGLKGKIWPYSAAIRSPLLVSYPKAYPSGVTCKIPVNGMDLIRTFHAVAGAEPDQVLHGRDMSPVLKAPGSAEVAAEWNKTPTMMTYTRNTYTAEAMAEKLKAESWGSFYLGGRAKGGNVVNDKAQPCYFLTLDGEYKYIRYIFPGRIEELYDLEADPDELNNLSLKPEYQAKVSEMRGELVAYLRKTGGAEFVDLLPEPKTPEEYESGPKTVAEDGPPAGVELPGDTPVFYTEGKGRVHLDGCRRLTNDPDERAKLTKMTLEEAAAKELTPCSRCWTDAPVVQKHAGKAEAPKEEAVKPSGDTKVFRIADKNRVHADGCPRLPGGAEERAKMETMTLDEAEAQGLPLCSRCPGSTTPGREKSE comes from the coding sequence ATGCACTCGATCAATCTCGGTTTGTTAGCCGTGGCGTTGGCCGGTTCTGTCGGCTTCACATTCGCAAAGGAGTCGCGACCGAACATCCTTTTCATCTTCACCGACGACCAGAGTTTCAGGACCGTCAGCTGTTATCCGGGTGCGTACAACTACGCCAACACCCCGAACATCGACCGGATCGCCGAGACGGGGATCCGTTTCGATCAGGCCTACGTCGGAGCGAAGTGTGTTCCCTCGCGCGCCGGGATGCTGACCGGCCGTTTCCAGTATGCATGTGCCGAGGGGCCGGAGTACAAGTGGTGGACCACCGCGCTGCGGAAGGAGGGCTACTACACCGGCATGATCGGCAAGTGGCACTGGGGGAAGGGCGCGGAAGCCCACCAGCACGGGACCGCTTGGGATTGGTCGGTCGTCTGGGACCACGGACAGTACGCCGCTGCCGGGGGATACTACTACGACCAGAAGGTAATGATCGACGGTGGCGAACCGCAGGACCTCGAAGGCTACAGCACCGATCGATACACCGAATATACCGTGCAGTTCATCAAGGATCGCGCGAAGAAGCCGGAACAGCCGTGGTATCACTGGCTCGCCTACGGAGCGGTGCACGGACCCTACACTCCGGCCGAACGCCACAAGGGGACCTTGGAGGACAAGCCGAAGACCGAGGTTCCTGAGGACATCTACGGCCCCCGGACCGACAAGCCCGTGCACATGCAGGGCGGAAGTTGGAAAGCTGATGAGGACGGTGACCCGATCTACAAGGGGAAGACCCTCGACTTCTGGGCCAAGCAGCAGACGGAGGCCGTCGCGGCTATCGACGAAGGCGTCGGAAAGATCCTCAAGGCTCTCGAGGAGACCGGTCAGCTGGAAAACACGATCATCGTCTTCACTTCGGACCAAGGCTACGTGTGGGGTCACCACGGATTGAAGGGGAAGATTTGGCCCTACTCGGCGGCGATCCGCTCGCCGCTGCTGGTTTCCTACCCGAAAGCTTACCCGTCGGGAGTGACCTGCAAGATCCCCGTCAACGGTATGGATCTCATCCGCACCTTCCATGCCGTGGCGGGTGCCGAACCGGACCAGGTCCTGCATGGGCGCGACATGTCTCCGGTTCTCAAGGCGCCCGGATCGGCCGAGGTCGCGGCGGAGTGGAACAAGACGCCGACCATGATGACTTACACCCGCAACACCTACACGGCCGAGGCGATGGCCGAAAAGCTCAAGGCGGAGTCGTGGGGCAGCTTCTATCTGGGTGGAAGGGCGAAGGGGGGCAATGTCGTGAACGACAAGGCCCAGCCGTGTTACTTCCTGACGCTGGACGGAGAATACAAATACATCCGCTACATTTTCCCGGGCCGGATTGAGGAACTGTACGATCTTGAGGCCGACCCGGACGAGTTGAACAACCTGTCGCTGAAGCCGGAATACCAAGCGAAGGTTTCGGAGATGCGGGGCGAGTTGGTCGCTTATCTCCGGAAGACCGGCGGAGCGGAGTTCGTCGATCTTCTGCCGGAGCCCAAAACTCCGGAGGAATATGAATCTGGACCGAAGACCGTTGCGGAGGATGGCCCGCCAGCCGGGGTGGAGCTTCCGGGCGACACGCCCGTGTTCTATACGGAAGGGAAAGGCAGGGTGCATCTCGACGGCTGCCGAAGGCTGACCAACGACCCCGACGAGCGTGCCAAGCTCACCAAGATGACTCTGGAAGAAGCGGCGGCCAAGGAGCTGACCCCGTGTTCGCGATGCTGGACTGATGCTCCGGTGGTGCAGAAGCATGCGGGCAAGGCAGAGGCCCCCAAGGAAGAAGCGGTCAAACCATCGGGCGACACGAAGGTCTTCCGCATCGCGGACAAGAATCGTGTTCACGCGGACGGCTGCCCGCGCTTGCCGGGCGGTGCGGAAGAACGGGCGAAGATGGAGACCATGACCTTGGATGAGGCCGAGGCACAGGGGCTGCCGTTGTGCTCGCGATGTCCGGGCAGCACCACCCCCGGAAGAGAAAAGTCTGAATGA
- a CDS encoding DUF7594 domain-containing protein, with translation MNGSHRALSLWRQYAAVHFVLAAPLAAQVNSDLWGVNGELWDPVTGRLGNFTNAGYMSGDVAIPDWPVGVSVADYGAVPDDGVDDSQAFIDAIAACPDNHAVFVPNGRYTILQQIVPGRDHFVLRGEDMYGTVLHCPKYLNEIYVQEIGYENPAYDDGANGARYTGIPKGFFRVSGGTERSIENLSFEFREQRKMGHWEHKGADAIYYGGDVTDSWVRNIYIKNSDHSVMMGRSYRISFLNIILDHYIGRPDIVGSGGTRGWVGHIGMSMSNAQYCLFHNIDIRGNYFHEFDNVNVPKNCVVSNVTGTDVSLHHHGQGASFNLYTNAAVGTGPGISSLGTTQNSETHWRIFGDAVLEAPTDPANLANGHVFVGYDSTQTEIVDASNWYEVIDPGLLEPQNIYLAQLAHPSIGKPLPAGPPPAPPSPFAGEVIRINPVEDSFTDESDPGTVQNPSASAFSVGDNMYFKFDLNDVSLSSIAKVRLRVASTKFVNTPVELAVSSIVDDSWSDDTLTFTGRPPSVAQLDTVDVTENSFAEVLEFDVTPFVQAEWAGDKVVSLVIERISGNGFLSGIRSSEAGLAPELVIEQLASSVPGAPSAPAGVKSFSLIGNVQLDWADNPESDVASYNVYRSSAPGDFSQYEEPIATGLVTSDFVDIQSQHDSGWDVGMLRDDVAYYYRVTAVDDHGYESESSLEIVGTAKGYADANLPPAFDAGPLVLPDATQYSSYSGSLSAWATDPEGDPVYFSKVDGPEWLSIGHDGTLSGTPRLGDTGTFQFTVQINSLGSGRDEALIELTVDPGEPDAPLGLGIVPGDGSVQLDWSHSSEGSADFTFKVYRSETAGGPYTEIASGLTASDYTDSGLSNGTTFHYVVTALNASGESPQTGEVSATPLAGLAIVTNFVSGVLSDAPNWDAGLPVGKWGRVDVDATANTSVVLDGWSVLHTGGSLIQSGLNPLRLDNGTTWVMEGAGATTSSGFRGFAVAGGSSLTVRQGIINTSNGRDWSIRDPGSVITVHGGTVNLGRHLLLSSSGTLVVNGGTIHGNPSTGDMGVRAISSGGTLRFNGGTTTVPRIELSGSGSTLNLGGTSPGSLTAASFVGPFGSGSTINYMPGSMMSLTVSGEDEWASAKWADGDLTYNGQGVAELGAWAVVTAPDGLGPGVSFDYDSTTETLVLSDPDSDGDGLADAWEVLNFGSKEAIDGSLDSDGDGVLDFFEYLFGSDPNDPTSGGFGLRIVPASGGSGYVFQWETLEGFELGSDYGIEVSTNLSVWDPLPEANYSLQTTTAGGMTEFEMTLTFDYGSEVFLRLAAP, from the coding sequence ATGAACGGAAGTCACCGTGCGCTCTCTCTGTGGCGTCAGTATGCTGCCGTGCACTTCGTGCTCGCCGCTCCATTGGCGGCGCAGGTGAATTCCGACCTGTGGGGCGTCAATGGTGAGCTGTGGGATCCGGTGACGGGCCGGCTCGGGAATTTCACGAATGCCGGTTACATGAGCGGGGATGTGGCGATCCCTGACTGGCCGGTCGGGGTGAGTGTCGCGGACTACGGGGCCGTCCCTGACGACGGTGTGGACGACTCGCAGGCTTTCATCGACGCGATCGCGGCCTGCCCGGACAACCATGCGGTCTTCGTTCCGAACGGACGATACACGATTCTCCAGCAGATCGTCCCCGGTCGGGACCATTTCGTCCTTCGTGGCGAGGACATGTATGGGACCGTGCTCCATTGCCCGAAATACCTGAATGAAATCTACGTCCAGGAGATCGGGTACGAGAATCCGGCGTATGACGATGGGGCCAACGGTGCGAGGTACACCGGAATCCCGAAAGGGTTCTTCCGCGTTTCGGGCGGAACGGAGCGGAGCATCGAGAACCTGAGCTTCGAATTCCGCGAGCAGCGGAAGATGGGGCACTGGGAGCACAAGGGAGCCGACGCGATCTATTACGGTGGCGACGTGACGGACAGTTGGGTGCGGAACATCTACATCAAGAACAGCGACCATTCGGTGATGATGGGGCGCTCCTACCGGATCTCGTTCCTGAACATCATTCTCGATCACTACATCGGGAGGCCGGACATCGTCGGCAGTGGTGGGACCCGGGGCTGGGTCGGTCACATCGGAATGAGCATGTCCAACGCCCAGTATTGCCTGTTTCACAACATCGACATTCGCGGCAACTACTTTCACGAGTTCGACAATGTCAACGTCCCCAAGAACTGCGTCGTTTCGAACGTCACCGGGACCGATGTCTCGCTCCATCATCACGGGCAGGGAGCCAGCTTCAACCTCTACACCAATGCCGCGGTCGGGACGGGTCCGGGCATCAGCAGTCTCGGCACGACCCAGAATAGCGAGACGCACTGGCGCATTTTCGGCGACGCGGTCCTCGAGGCACCGACCGATCCCGCGAACCTGGCCAACGGGCATGTGTTCGTCGGATACGACAGCACCCAAACGGAGATCGTCGACGCGTCCAATTGGTATGAAGTGATCGATCCCGGCCTGCTCGAACCCCAGAACATCTATCTCGCACAGTTGGCGCATCCGAGCATCGGCAAACCCCTGCCTGCAGGGCCGCCTCCCGCGCCGCCGTCGCCATTCGCCGGTGAAGTGATCCGCATCAATCCGGTCGAAGACAGCTTCACCGACGAGTCGGATCCCGGCACGGTCCAGAACCCGTCGGCCAGTGCGTTTTCGGTGGGGGACAACATGTATTTCAAGTTCGACCTGAATGATGTCAGCCTGAGTTCGATCGCGAAGGTGCGGCTGCGCGTGGCGTCGACGAAGTTCGTCAACACGCCGGTCGAGCTCGCCGTTTCGTCCATCGTCGATGACTCATGGTCGGACGACACGCTCACCTTTACGGGTCGTCCTCCGTCGGTCGCCCAGTTGGACACGGTCGATGTCACCGAGAATTCGTTCGCCGAGGTTCTGGAGTTCGATGTGACCCCGTTCGTCCAGGCCGAGTGGGCGGGGGACAAGGTGGTATCTCTCGTTATCGAGAGGATTTCCGGAAATGGATTCCTGAGCGGGATCCGGAGCAGCGAGGCGGGACTCGCTCCCGAGTTGGTCATCGAGCAGCTTGCCTCCTCCGTGCCGGGCGCCCCATCGGCACCTGCCGGGGTGAAGTCCTTCAGCCTGATCGGCAATGTTCAGTTGGACTGGGCGGACAATCCCGAGTCCGATGTCGCCAGCTACAATGTCTATCGCAGCTCGGCTCCCGGGGACTTCAGCCAGTACGAGGAACCCATCGCCACCGGGCTGGTGACGAGTGACTTCGTCGACATCCAGTCACAGCATGACAGCGGCTGGGACGTCGGGATGCTGCGCGATGACGTGGCCTATTACTACCGGGTCACGGCTGTGGATGACCATGGTTATGAGTCGGAGAGCAGCTTGGAGATCGTCGGGACCGCCAAGGGCTATGCTGATGCCAATCTGCCACCCGCCTTCGACGCCGGCCCGCTGGTCCTGCCTGATGCGACCCAGTATTCGAGCTATTCCGGGAGCCTCTCCGCCTGGGCCACCGACCCCGAGGGCGATCCCGTCTACTTCTCGAAGGTCGACGGGCCTGAGTGGTTGTCGATCGGCCACGACGGCACTCTCAGCGGGACGCCGCGTCTCGGGGACACGGGCACGTTCCAATTCACCGTGCAGATCAACTCCCTCGGTAGCGGACGCGACGAAGCGCTGATCGAGCTCACCGTGGACCCGGGAGAGCCCGATGCTCCATTGGGTTTGGGCATTGTTCCCGGAGACGGCAGCGTCCAGTTGGATTGGAGTCACAGCTCCGAGGGTTCGGCCGACTTCACCTTCAAGGTTTACCGCTCGGAAACGGCAGGTGGTCCCTACACCGAGATCGCCTCCGGTTTGACCGCGAGTGATTACACGGACTCCGGTTTGAGCAACGGGACGACTTTCCACTACGTCGTGACGGCTCTCAATGCTTCCGGCGAGTCGCCGCAGACCGGGGAAGTATCGGCGACTCCGCTTGCGGGCCTGGCGATCGTCACCAATTTCGTCAGCGGGGTGCTCAGCGATGCTCCCAACTGGGATGCGGGGTTGCCGGTCGGCAAGTGGGGCCGGGTCGATGTCGACGCGACAGCCAACACCTCGGTGGTCCTTGATGGTTGGTCGGTGCTGCACACCGGCGGGAGCCTGATCCAGTCGGGACTCAATCCACTTCGGCTCGACAACGGCACGACCTGGGTCATGGAGGGTGCCGGGGCGACGACATCGAGCGGCTTCCGAGGCTTCGCCGTAGCGGGCGGTTCCTCGCTTACCGTTCGCCAAGGAATCATCAACACTTCGAACGGTCGTGACTGGAGCATCCGCGACCCGGGATCGGTCATCACGGTCCACGGTGGAACCGTCAACCTCGGGAGGCATCTTTTGCTGTCGTCCAGTGGCACCCTCGTCGTCAACGGAGGCACGATCCATGGCAACCCGAGTACGGGCGACATGGGCGTGCGCGCCATATCCAGTGGCGGGACGCTCCGATTCAACGGCGGCACCACGACCGTTCCGCGGATCGAGCTTTCCGGTTCGGGTTCCACCCTCAATCTCGGAGGAACTTCCCCAGGCTCTCTGACCGCAGCGTCCTTTGTCGGACCTTTCGGGTCGGGTTCGACCATCAACTATATGCCGGGCTCGATGATGTCCCTGACGGTCTCCGGCGAGGATGAATGGGCGTCCGCCAAGTGGGCTGACGGAGATCTGACCTACAATGGCCAGGGCGTGGCCGAGTTGGGGGCGTGGGCCGTCGTCACCGCGCCCGACGGGCTCGGGCCCGGCGTCAGCTTCGACTACGACAGCACAACCGAGACCCTTGTGCTGAGTGACCCGGACAGCGACGGCGACGGTCTCGCGGATGCGTGGGAAGTGCTCAACTTCGGATCGAAAGAAGCCATCGACGGATCCCTGGATTCCGACGGCGACGGCGTGCTCGACTTCTTCGAGTATCTCTTCGGTTCCGATCCCAACGATCCGACCAGCGGCGGCTTCGGACTCCGGATTGTTCCGGCTTCAGGCGGGTCGGGATACGTGTTCCAGTGGGAGACCCTCGAGGGCTTCGAGCTTGGATCCGACTACGGGATCGAGGTTTCCACCAATCTCAGCGTGTGGGATCCGCTGCCGGAGGCGAACTACTCGCTTCAGACGACCACAGCAGGGGGGATGACGGAGTTCGAGATGACCCTGACCTTCGACTACGGATCAGAGGTCTTCCTGAGGTTGGCTGCGCCCTGA